The proteins below come from a single Camelus bactrianus isolate YW-2024 breed Bactrian camel chromosome 2, ASM4877302v1, whole genome shotgun sequence genomic window:
- the TRMT44 gene encoding putative tRNA (uracil-O(2)-)-methyltransferase isoform X4 yields MCIKFSSARTKESERWHSDGIVYPKPTWLGEELLAKLARWCVEGRQSGFKSTLSLISIMKYSKAYQELKEKYKGMVKVWPEVTDPEKFVYEDVAIAAYLLILWEEERAERGLTAKQSFVDLGCGNGLLVHILSSEGHPGRGIDVRRRNIWDMYGPQTHLEEGAVTPNDNTLFPEADWLIGNHSDELTPWIPVIAARSSYHCRFFVLPCCFFDFIGKYQRRQSTKTQYRGYLDFLTEVGSACGFRVEEDCLRIPSTKRVCLIGKSRTYPAAAEASMDEQRTRYISSRRGCPVSPPGEGLGALEAAAGHAPGAQASQRGTEARPEGLWLSGFHPREKAERVRNCATLPRDFIDQVVLRVARLLLGGQRSDAGSAPRGGVEAWNRGGSLSLAEVASELDRETLQRLKRECGGLQTLLRNSHQVFQVVNGQVRIRDWREEKLWEEKELEARKTRICWFFTHHPDGCVLPSDCCPFAHGPGELRPAPATRKKRQLL; encoded by the exons AAAGATGGCATTCAGATGGAATTGTTTATCCCAAACCCACCTGGCTTGGAGAAGAGCTGCTGGCCAAGCTGGCCAGGTGGTGTGTGGAGGGCAGGCAGAGTGGATTCAAAAGCACCCTGTCCCTCATCTCCATCATGAAGTACAGCAAGGCTTACCAGGAGCTTAAAGAGAAGTATAAAGGCATGGTCAAG GTGTGGCCCGAAGTAACTGATCCTGAGAAGTTTGTATATGAGGATGTGGCGATTGCTGCCTACCTGCTG atTCTATGGGAAGAAGAGAGAGCTGAGCGCGGACTGACAGCTAAGCAGTCCTTTGTCGACCTCGGCTGCGGGAACGGCCTCCTGGTCCACATCCTGAGCAGTGAGGGG CACCCAGGCAGAGGGATTGATGTCCGCAGAAGAAACATCTGGGACATGTACGGACCCCAGACACACTTGGAG gAAGGTGCAGTCACACCGAATGATAACACCCTTTTTCCTGAAGCTGATTGGTTAATCGGAAACCATTCCGACGAACTGACACCCTGGATACCTGTCATTGCAGCCAG GTCTTCCTACCACTGCCGTTTCTTTGTCCTTCCCTGCTGCTTCTTTGACTTCATTGGAAAATACCAGCGGCGGCAGAGCACGAAGACCCAGTACCGAGGATACCTGGATTTCCTCACGGAGGTGGGGTCGGCCTGTGGATTTCGCGTAGAGGAGGACTGCCTTAGAATTCCTTCTACCAAAAGG GTCTGTCTCATCGGGAAATCCAGAACATACCCAGCTGCTGCAGAAGCTTCCATGGATGAGCAGAGGACGCGGTACATTAGTAGCAGGCGGGGCTGCCCCGTGAGCCCACCTGGCGAGGGTCTCGGAGCCCTGGAAGCCGCGGCCGGACATGCTCCGGGGGCGCAGGCCAGCCAGCGAGGGACGGAGGCCCGGCCCGAAGGACTCTGGCTGTCTGGGTTTCACCCTAGAGAAAAGGCCGAGCGCGTGAGGAACTGTGCCACCCTCCCTCGAGACTTTATTGACCAGGTGGTTCTGCGCGTGGCACGTCTGCTCCTGGGCGGGCAGCGGTCAGACGCTGGAAGTGCCCCCCGTGGGGGAGTGGAGGCCTGGAATCGAGGAG GGAGCCTTTCCTTGGCAGAAGTGGCCAGCGAGCTGGACAGGGAGACTCTGCAGAGACTGAAGCGCGAGTGCGGGGGCCTGCAGACGCTGCTGCGGAACAGCCACCAGGTGTTCCAAG TCGTGAACGGGCAAGTTCGCATCCGCGACTGGAGAGAAGAGAAGCTATGGGAGGAGAAGGAACTGGAAGCCCGCAAAACCCGCATCTGTTGGTTCTTCACTCATCACCCTGACGGCTGTGTTCTGCCCTCGGACTGCTGCCCGTTCGCCCACGGGCCCGGGGAGCTGCGGCCGGCCCCAGCCACCAGGAAGAAAAGGCAGCTTCTGTGA